A genomic region of Desulfosarcina ovata subsp. ovata contains the following coding sequences:
- a CDS encoding S41 family peptidase, translated as MTAKTTRHLKLWVAVVLVSGILILGHGFYRDLSANTEDTYKGLKLFSDVIELVQKNYVDEVDTQKMIEAAIQGMVRSLDPHSSLLPPDALKELQIDTHGEFTGIGIHVTMRNNLVTVISPIEGTPAYRAGIKAGDKIIKVDGTVTEDLRDAVKRMRGPKGSTVELTVLRQGEPEPLAFSLVRDVIPIYSVKAEMLKTGYGYIWITNFRENTTSDLIEALDAMENGGSPFKGLVLDLRDNPGGILNQAIEVSDLFLESGEILSIKGRDGQNTKVFRAHANTVKRDYPIVVLINGGSASASEIVAGALQDQKRALILGTTSFGKGSVQTVETLRDGYGLKFTIARYYTPSGRSIQAKGVEPDVEVKHRVLSAGGASGERMIKEKDLKNHLDAEPDDALEEPVPEPVPEEKETVEPEETPALKRFKAKNSPLERDTLLSDSQVVRALDILISYDIFKDLKNG; from the coding sequence ATGACAGCCAAAACAACCCGACACCTCAAACTGTGGGTGGCCGTCGTGCTCGTATCAGGCATCCTGATCCTGGGCCATGGCTTCTACCGGGATCTGTCCGCCAATACCGAAGATACCTATAAGGGCTTGAAGCTTTTTTCCGACGTGATCGAACTGGTTCAGAAAAATTACGTGGATGAAGTCGACACCCAGAAAATGATCGAGGCGGCCATCCAGGGGATGGTGCGCAGTCTCGATCCGCACAGCTCGCTGCTGCCGCCGGACGCGCTCAAGGAGCTTCAGATCGATACCCACGGCGAATTTACCGGCATCGGGATTCATGTCACCATGCGCAACAACCTGGTGACGGTAATCTCGCCCATTGAAGGGACACCGGCCTATCGTGCCGGTATCAAGGCCGGTGACAAGATCATCAAGGTCGACGGTACGGTAACCGAGGACCTGCGGGATGCCGTCAAACGGATGCGCGGACCCAAGGGCAGCACGGTGGAGCTTACCGTACTGCGGCAAGGGGAACCGGAACCCCTGGCGTTCAGCCTGGTTCGTGATGTGATTCCCATTTACAGCGTCAAGGCGGAAATGCTGAAAACCGGATACGGGTATATCTGGATCACCAACTTCCGGGAAAACACCACCAGTGATCTGATCGAGGCACTGGATGCCATGGAAAACGGAGGCTCCCCCTTCAAGGGCCTGGTCCTGGACCTGCGGGACAACCCCGGCGGCATCCTCAACCAGGCCATCGAGGTCTCCGATCTCTTTCTGGAGTCGGGCGAAATCCTCAGCATCAAAGGCCGTGACGGTCAGAATACCAAAGTGTTCCGAGCCCATGCAAACACTGTCAAGCGCGATTATCCCATCGTTGTGCTGATCAACGGCGGTAGCGCCAGCGCGTCGGAGATTGTGGCCGGCGCGCTTCAGGATCAAAAACGGGCCCTCATTCTGGGCACCACATCCTTCGGCAAGGGATCCGTCCAGACGGTGGAGACCCTGCGTGACGGCTACGGCCTCAAATTTACCATTGCGCGTTACTACACGCCCTCCGGGCGATCCATTCAGGCCAAAGGGGTGGAGCCCGACGTGGAAGTCAAGCATCGGGTCCTTTCGGCGGGAGGTGCTTCCGGGGAACGCATGATCAAAGAAAAAGACCTGAAAAATCACCTGGATGCAGAGCCGGACGACGCCCTCGAAGAGCCGGTGCCGGAACCGGTACCGGAAGAGAAGGAAACCGTGGAACCCGAAGAGACCCCGGCCCTGAAGCGTTTCAAGGCCAAAAACAGCCCCCTGGAACGGGATACCCTGTTATCCGACAGCCAGGTCGTGCGCGCATTGGACATCCTGATCAGCTACGACATTTTCAAAGACCTCAAAAATGGCTAA
- a CDS encoding peptidoglycan DD-metalloendopeptidase family protein, translated as MHRIRFPQHIWRLAARACLPVFVIGCIAFIASARWAAGEDQLATVLASELNLRAGPGLHHPILASLPEGSRVRVLSYEGEWVRILCGDKSGFVLNQSRYLRIDNGSEAAGGAPAGHRSADLERQLQTSKQKVASYSKEETGIVNMLDDTEKALDQARKTVVRISAELKAVEQQIRTIEGQYREVEARAEKAETYVAGRLAALYKLSWLGKFHVLAAADSMFDFFTRRRALQQILERDAQVMDQLADDKSRMQALLDQLMARKNEKQETTADLSAKIETMHARQAERERLLTQIRSEKSLQLAAIASLEASAQELDRTVAAFKPPAPASMALSDTAEKPFAALKGLLMMPVNGKIVSFFGQYTDRKINVTNFQSGINIKADRGEPIRAVHGGQTLFSSWFKGFGNMIIIDHGDHYYTVYAHLEELFKSKGDPVETGEVIATVGDSGSLHGAGLHFEIRHHGKPINPLGWIKKG; from the coding sequence ATGCACCGGATCCGCTTTCCACAGCACATATGGCGATTGGCGGCAAGGGCGTGCCTGCCTGTTTTCGTGATCGGCTGCATCGCCTTCATCGCCAGCGCCCGATGGGCGGCCGGTGAGGATCAGCTGGCCACGGTCCTGGCATCCGAGCTTAACCTGCGCGCCGGCCCTGGCCTGCACCATCCGATCCTTGCGTCGTTGCCCGAAGGGTCCCGGGTGCGGGTGCTTTCCTATGAAGGCGAGTGGGTGCGGATCCTTTGTGGCGATAAGAGCGGCTTTGTTCTGAACCAAAGCCGCTATCTGCGGATCGACAACGGTTCCGAGGCTGCCGGTGGGGCACCGGCGGGGCACCGTAGCGCGGATCTGGAACGGCAACTGCAAACGTCCAAACAAAAAGTGGCCTCTTATTCCAAGGAGGAGACCGGGATCGTCAACATGCTCGACGATACGGAGAAAGCCCTGGACCAGGCCCGCAAAACCGTGGTCCGGATCTCCGCCGAGTTGAAGGCCGTGGAGCAGCAAATCCGAACCATCGAGGGCCAGTACCGGGAGGTTGAAGCCCGCGCCGAAAAAGCCGAAACCTATGTCGCCGGCCGGCTGGCGGCACTGTATAAACTCAGCTGGCTGGGTAAGTTTCATGTGCTTGCCGCCGCTGACTCCATGTTTGATTTTTTTACCCGCAGACGGGCCCTGCAGCAGATTCTGGAGCGTGATGCGCAAGTTATGGATCAACTGGCGGATGACAAATCCAGGATGCAGGCACTGCTCGATCAGCTCATGGCGCGAAAAAACGAAAAGCAGGAAACCACCGCCGATCTGAGTGCCAAAATCGAAACCATGCACGCCCGCCAGGCCGAGCGGGAACGGTTGTTGACCCAAATCCGCAGCGAGAAGTCGCTCCAACTGGCGGCAATTGCATCGCTGGAAGCCTCCGCACAGGAATTGGATCGCACGGTGGCCGCGTTCAAACCGCCGGCCCCGGCTTCAATGGCCCTGTCAGACACTGCCGAGAAACCGTTTGCCGCGCTTAAAGGCTTGCTTATGATGCCGGTCAACGGTAAAATAGTCTCTTTTTTCGGTCAGTATACGGATCGAAAAATTAACGTGACCAATTTCCAAAGCGGTATTAATATCAAGGCGGACAGAGGCGAACCCATCCGCGCGGTCCATGGCGGCCAGACGCTGTTTTCTTCCTGGTTCAAAGGTTTTGGCAACATGATCATCATCGATCATGGCGACCATTACTACACCGTATACGCCCACCTGGAAGAGCTGTTCAAGTCAAAGGGAGACCCGGTTGAAACCGGAGAGGTGATCGCCACCGTGGGGGACAGCGGGTCTCTGCACGGCGCCGGTCTGCACTTTGAGATCCGCCACCACGGAAAACCCATCAATCCATTGGGCTGGATAAAAAAAGGCTAA
- the ftsX gene encoding permease-like cell division protein FtsX translates to MIVYIQRAIKDLLENRFLNAVTIITIALSVLIVSAFGLFFFNLQDMFNAWKKGVRIMVYLAPDTTEAQRLDTRFQLQSIDGIERIRFVSKNEAMRLMKERMPHQASLLDHLKENPLPDAFDVALIGESNSPEKIAFLAQRIEGLPAVAEVEYGQQWIERFGGFFNLFKLAGYGLGTMFFMATVFIAANTIRLVLYSRREEIQIMRLVGAADRFIRVPYYLEGMIQGLSGSLIGLGLLYAAFTAIGSQFQQTLSTEMVSIRFLSMEICAWIVGAGLTTGLLGSFFSLKQFMKR, encoded by the coding sequence ATGATTGTCTACATCCAGCGGGCCATCAAAGATCTTTTGGAAAACCGGTTTCTCAATGCGGTAACCATCATCACGATCGCCCTTTCCGTGCTGATTGTCAGTGCATTCGGCCTCTTTTTTTTCAATTTGCAGGATATGTTCAATGCCTGGAAAAAAGGGGTCCGCATCATGGTTTACCTGGCACCGGACACCACTGAAGCCCAGCGTCTGGATACCCGTTTCCAGTTGCAGTCCATCGACGGTATCGAGCGCATCCGTTTTGTTTCCAAGAACGAGGCCATGCGCTTGATGAAAGAACGCATGCCCCACCAGGCGTCATTGCTGGACCACCTGAAAGAGAATCCGCTGCCCGACGCTTTCGACGTTGCCCTTATCGGTGAATCCAACTCCCCGGAAAAGATCGCCTTCCTGGCCCAACGCATCGAAGGGCTACCCGCAGTGGCGGAGGTGGAGTATGGCCAGCAGTGGATCGAACGGTTTGGCGGTTTTTTCAACCTGTTCAAGCTGGCTGGATACGGCCTGGGAACGATGTTTTTCATGGCCACCGTCTTTATCGCGGCCAATACCATCCGCCTGGTGCTCTACTCGCGGCGGGAAGAGATTCAGATCATGCGCCTGGTGGGGGCCGCCGACCGGTTCATCCGCGTGCCCTACTACTTGGAGGGGATGATCCAGGGGCTTTCCGGCAGCCTGATCGGCCTCGGCCTGCTCTACGCGGCCTTCACGGCAATTGGTTCCCAGTTTCAGCAGACCCTCTCCACGGAAATGGTCTCCATCCGGTTCCTGTCCATGGAGATTTGTGCCTGGATTGTCGGTGCTGGCCTGACAACCGGGCTTTTGGGTTCATTTTTTTCGCTCAAGCAGTTCATGAAACGGTAA
- the ftsE gene encoding cell division ATP-binding protein FtsE, whose protein sequence is MTSLAEKNAVIRMFHVHKRYGAKQALVDATLDIAKNEFLFISGPSGAGKSTLLKLLYLAEPVSEGQILVDGMNLSRIPQRRIPMLRRKFGIIFQDYKLIPTRTVYENVALVLEARGQKRSLVEKKVKHVLRVVGMEDRLTTYPPSLSGGEQQRVAVARAVIGDPKIILADEPTGSLDDDSAAIILQLLGQFHQRGATVVVATHDRSLIESATGRVLTLHQGRLEPPADV, encoded by the coding sequence ATGACCAGCCTGGCCGAAAAAAACGCGGTGATTCGCATGTTTCATGTCCACAAGCGGTACGGCGCCAAGCAGGCGCTGGTGGATGCGACCCTGGATATTGCCAAAAACGAGTTCCTGTTTATTAGTGGTCCCAGCGGTGCGGGAAAATCGACCCTGCTTAAATTGCTTTACCTGGCGGAACCGGTTTCCGAAGGACAGATTCTGGTTGACGGCATGAACCTCTCCCGGATTCCCCAGCGGCGGATTCCCATGCTGCGGCGCAAATTCGGCATCATCTTTCAGGATTATAAACTGATTCCCACGCGCACGGTTTACGAAAACGTGGCCCTGGTGCTGGAGGCGCGGGGGCAAAAGCGCAGCCTTGTGGAAAAGAAGGTCAAGCATGTCCTCCGGGTCGTGGGCATGGAGGATCGCCTGACGACCTACCCGCCAAGCCTGTCCGGCGGTGAGCAGCAGCGGGTGGCGGTCGCCCGCGCCGTGATCGGTGACCCCAAAATCATCCTCGCCGACGAGCCCACCGGCAGCCTGGACGATGATTCGGCGGCCATCATTCTCCAGTTGCTGGGCCAGTTTCATCAGCGCGGCGCCACCGTGGTGGTGGCCACCCACGACCGGTCGCTGATCGAGAGCGCCACCGGTCGGGTGCTGACGCTTCACCAGGGTCGCCTTGAACCACCGGCAGACGTCTGA
- the pyrE gene encoding orotate phosphoribosyltransferase, producing MKKELIRLLCRKSFKYTETPSFKLVSGRMSRFYVNCKPTTLCARGMFLTGHLIFEAMRDSGATAVGGLTFGADPIAMATAFASELKGQPVNAFSIRKTQKDHGIVKWVEGDVAPGEKVVVIDDVATTGGSTIKAIERARAEGLTVVRAIILVDRQEGGMENIRKHVTDATAIITRDELVDCWKNEPGVA from the coding sequence ATGAAAAAAGAACTGATCCGCTTGTTGTGCCGGAAATCCTTTAAGTACACGGAAACCCCCTCTTTCAAACTGGTTTCGGGCCGTATGAGCCGTTTTTACGTCAACTGCAAACCCACCACCCTCTGTGCCCGCGGCATGTTTCTGACCGGGCACCTGATCTTCGAGGCCATGCGCGACAGCGGCGCCACGGCCGTGGGCGGACTGACGTTTGGTGCCGATCCGATTGCCATGGCCACGGCCTTTGCCTCGGAGTTGAAGGGACAACCGGTGAACGCTTTTTCGATACGCAAAACACAGAAGGATCACGGGATCGTCAAGTGGGTCGAAGGCGATGTGGCCCCGGGTGAAAAGGTGGTCGTCATCGACGATGTGGCCACCACCGGCGGATCTACCATCAAGGCCATCGAGCGGGCCCGCGCCGAGGGACTGACGGTGGTCCGGGCAATTATCCTGGTGGATCGCCAGGAAGGTGGAATGGAAAATATCCGCAAGCACGTCACCGACGCCACCGCCATCATTACCCGCGACGAACTGGTTGACTGCTGGAAAAACGAGCCCGGCGTGGCCTGA
- the queD gene encoding 6-carboxytetrahydropterin synthase QueD: MFELKILSHFSAAHQLTMVAQKCENLHGHNWHVEVCVKGDRLNEAGVLIDFGIIKKYVKEIMQRLDHQFLNELPYFEKDAPSSENLAVYIASSLKEMIDDPGITVSRVTAWESDNASATYFPPA; this comes from the coding sequence ATGTTCGAGTTGAAAATCCTCAGCCACTTTTCCGCCGCGCACCAGCTGACCATGGTGGCCCAAAAATGTGAAAATCTTCACGGTCACAACTGGCATGTGGAGGTGTGTGTCAAGGGAGACCGGCTCAACGAAGCGGGTGTGCTGATCGACTTCGGAATTATCAAAAAGTACGTCAAGGAGATCATGCAGCGCCTTGACCACCAGTTTCTCAACGAATTGCCCTATTTCGAAAAGGATGCCCCTTCATCGGAAAACCTGGCTGTCTACATCGCAAGCAGCCTCAAGGAGATGATCGACGACCCCGGCATTACCGTCAGTCGGGTTACGGCCTGGGAATCCGATAACGCCAGTGCCACCTATTTCCCGCCGGCGTAA
- the dnaJ gene encoding molecular chaperone DnaJ, producing the protein MAAKRDYYEVLGVERNAGEAELKKAYRKLALQFHPDRNPGDQEAEEKFKEAAEAYDVLRDTRKRQIYDQYGHQGLEGSGFSGFGGFEDIFSSFGDIFEDFFGFGGGRRSRSRVQRGADLRYDMQLSFMEAAFGTEKEIDVEKAVSCSDCGGTGAAPGTGVETCPQCGGSGQVGRSQGFFTVRTTCSHCRGQGQVIATPCTTCRGQGKVLAHKKVSVRIPAGVDNGSRLRLTGEGEAGGPGGPSGDLYVFIHTQPHDFFKREETHVICQIPVSFVQAALGDTISIPTLKGETEMEIPKGTQPGDVFRIRGEGIPSLRNGHRGDQIVQVNVKTPTNLNKKQVALLKEFAAMEENKFTSKLKNILKSGPSRAAN; encoded by the coding sequence ATGGCAGCCAAACGAGACTACTACGAAGTGCTCGGCGTTGAACGCAACGCCGGTGAGGCGGAGCTGAAGAAGGCCTACCGTAAGCTGGCCTTGCAGTTCCATCCGGACAGAAATCCCGGAGATCAGGAGGCCGAAGAAAAATTCAAGGAGGCCGCCGAGGCCTACGATGTGCTTCGGGACACCCGCAAACGCCAGATTTATGACCAGTATGGGCATCAGGGCCTGGAAGGATCCGGCTTTTCCGGTTTTGGCGGTTTCGAGGACATCTTTTCCAGTTTCGGTGATATTTTCGAAGATTTTTTCGGCTTTGGCGGCGGTCGCCGGTCAAGGAGCCGGGTGCAACGGGGCGCGGATCTGCGCTACGACATGCAGCTCTCTTTTATGGAAGCGGCGTTTGGCACGGAAAAAGAGATCGATGTGGAAAAGGCGGTCTCCTGCTCGGACTGCGGCGGTACCGGCGCCGCACCGGGGACCGGAGTGGAAACCTGCCCCCAATGCGGTGGCAGTGGACAGGTCGGCCGCAGCCAGGGATTTTTTACCGTTCGCACCACCTGTAGCCATTGCCGGGGCCAGGGCCAGGTCATCGCCACCCCCTGTACCACCTGCCGGGGCCAGGGCAAGGTGCTGGCACATAAAAAAGTTTCCGTCAGAATTCCCGCCGGCGTGGACAACGGCTCACGATTGCGCCTGACCGGAGAAGGTGAAGCCGGCGGTCCGGGTGGTCCCAGTGGCGATCTGTATGTTTTTATCCACACCCAGCCCCACGATTTTTTCAAGCGCGAAGAGACCCATGTGATCTGCCAGATCCCGGTTTCGTTTGTCCAGGCTGCCCTCGGCGATACCATTTCGATTCCCACCCTGAAAGGGGAGACCGAAATGGAAATCCCCAAGGGAACCCAACCCGGCGATGTTTTCCGAATCCGCGGTGAAGGCATTCCTTCGCTGCGCAACGGCCATCGGGGCGATCAGATCGTTCAGGTTAATGTAAAAACGCCCACCAACCTGAACAAGAAACAGGTGGCCCTGCTTAAGGAGTTCGCCGCCATGGAAGAAAACAAGTTTACCAGCAAGCTGAAAAACATCCTCAAAAGCGGTCCGTCAAGGGCGGCCAATTAA
- the ubiE gene encoding bifunctional demethylmenaquinone methyltransferase/2-methoxy-6-polyprenyl-1,4-benzoquinol methylase UbiE, with the protein METRELPFVRDMFDSIAPRYDLLNRLLSLRQDVAWRRKMVATLTIPENGRVLDVACGTGDVTVEICRQKGSEVQVVGIDFSPGMLRLAGEKIRQRNRPAITLLAGDALALPFGPASFHAVTIAFGIRNIQDKGKALKAFHDSLKPGGMLLVLELATPTPGRLREAYLTYFQKVLPAIGHLFSKHHFAYSYLPESVARFPSADRFMALMNKAGFTQVTCRRLTLGVANLFVGTRA; encoded by the coding sequence ATGGAAACCCGGGAGCTTCCGTTTGTCCGTGACATGTTCGACAGCATCGCCCCCCGGTATGACCTGCTCAACCGGCTGCTCAGCCTTCGCCAGGATGTCGCCTGGCGCAGAAAAATGGTGGCGACCCTAACGATCCCCGAGAACGGGCGGGTGCTGGATGTGGCCTGCGGCACCGGGGACGTGACCGTGGAAATTTGTCGGCAGAAAGGCTCCGAGGTACAGGTGGTTGGCATCGATTTTTCGCCGGGCATGCTTCGCCTGGCCGGAGAAAAAATCCGCCAGCGCAACCGGCCGGCCATCACCCTACTGGCCGGCGACGCCCTGGCCCTGCCCTTCGGACCGGCATCCTTCCACGCCGTGACCATCGCCTTCGGTATCCGCAATATTCAGGATAAGGGAAAAGCGCTGAAGGCCTTTCACGACAGCCTCAAGCCCGGCGGCATGCTGCTGGTGCTGGAGTTGGCCACCCCCACGCCGGGCCGACTGCGCGAGGCCTATCTGACCTATTTTCAAAAGGTGCTGCCGGCCATCGGCCACCTGTTTTCCAAACACCACTTTGCCTATTCCTACCTGCCCGAATCGGTGGCCCGTTTTCCCAGCGCCGATCGGTTCATGGCCCTCATGAACAAGGCCGGTTTTACCCAGGTCACCTGCCGGCGCCTGACCCTGGGCGTCGCCAACCTGTTCGTCGGCACCCGGGCGTGA
- the glpK gene encoding glycerol kinase GlpK: MAPSYIGALDLGTTSNRFILFDHQGQIAGMDQMEHQQIFPRPGWVEHDPLEIWQNTCHVIRGALGKIGVAGKQIVAIGITNQRETTVVWDPKTGKPLCNAIVWQCTRTDAICRQLEREGGQDRFRPKTGLPIATYFSGPKVKWILDNVPGARAAAENGRALFGTIETWIIWQLTGGVSGGAHVTDVSNASRTLMMDLETLDWDADILKTMEIPWQMMPRIVPSIDRQTWGHTLKEGPLAATVPVCGALGDQQAALVGQTCFDVGEAKNTYGTGCFMLLNTGHQAVPSNHGLLTTVGYQLRGEKPVYCLEGSIAIAGALVQWLRDNLGLIRSAPEVEALARTVDDNGGVYIVPAFSGLFAPYWRADARGVMVGLTRYANKGHIARAVLEANAYQTLDIMTAMNKDSGVDLGSLKVDGGMVANDLLMQFQADLLVVPVIRPAITETTALGAAYAAGLAVGFWNSMAELKSFWSVDKIWSPQMDDTVRQAGIRAWKKAVERTFGWED, translated from the coding sequence ATGGCCCCCTCCTACATCGGCGCCCTGGATCTGGGCACCACCAGCAACCGGTTTATCCTTTTCGACCACCAGGGACAGATTGCCGGCATGGACCAGATGGAGCATCAGCAGATTTTTCCCCGGCCCGGTTGGGTCGAACATGATCCGCTGGAAATCTGGCAGAACACATGCCACGTCATCCGCGGTGCCCTGGGCAAAATCGGTGTTGCGGGAAAGCAGATCGTGGCCATCGGCATCACCAACCAGCGTGAAACCACCGTGGTCTGGGACCCCAAAACCGGCAAGCCCCTTTGCAATGCCATCGTCTGGCAGTGCACGCGCACCGATGCCATTTGCCGGCAGCTGGAACGTGAGGGCGGGCAGGATCGCTTTCGACCGAAGACCGGGTTGCCCATCGCCACCTATTTTTCAGGCCCCAAGGTCAAATGGATTCTGGACAACGTTCCGGGGGCGAGGGCGGCTGCGGAAAATGGGCGGGCGCTTTTCGGTACCATCGAAACCTGGATCATCTGGCAATTGACCGGCGGCGTGTCCGGTGGTGCGCACGTGACCGATGTCTCCAATGCATCGCGAACCCTGATGATGGATCTGGAAACCCTGGACTGGGACGCTGACATTCTGAAAACAATGGAAATCCCATGGCAGATGATGCCGCGCATCGTGCCTTCCATCGACCGGCAGACCTGGGGGCATACGTTGAAAGAGGGCCCCCTGGCGGCCACAGTGCCGGTTTGTGGGGCCCTGGGGGACCAGCAGGCGGCCCTGGTGGGACAAACTTGCTTCGATGTCGGCGAGGCCAAAAACACATACGGCACCGGCTGTTTCATGCTGCTCAACACCGGCCATCAGGCGGTCCCGTCCAACCACGGTTTGTTGACCACCGTGGGGTATCAGCTGCGCGGGGAAAAGCCCGTCTACTGTCTGGAAGGATCCATTGCCATTGCCGGCGCCCTGGTACAGTGGTTGCGGGACAACCTGGGGCTGATCCGGTCGGCACCAGAGGTGGAAGCCCTGGCCCGCACCGTCGACGACAACGGCGGGGTTTACATCGTGCCGGCCTTCTCCGGCCTGTTCGCCCCCTACTGGCGCGCGGATGCCCGGGGCGTGATGGTCGGGCTGACCCGCTATGCCAACAAGGGCCATATCGCCCGGGCGGTCCTGGAAGCCAATGCCTACCAGACCCTGGACATCATGACCGCCATGAATAAAGATTCCGGCGTGGACCTGGGCAGCCTGAAGGTGGACGGCGGCATGGTGGCCAACGATCTGCTCATGCAGTTCCAGGCCGATCTGTTGGTGGTTCCCGTGATCCGACCGGCGATTACCGAGACCACGGCCCTGGGCGCGGCCTATGCCGCCGGCCTGGCGGTGGGATTCTGGAATTCCATGGCCGAGCTGAAATCGTTCTGGTCGGTGGACAAGATCTGGTCTCCGCAAATGGATGACACGGTGCGCCAGGCCGGCATTCGAGCGTGGAAAAAGGCCGTTGAGCGGACTTTCGGATGGGAGGACTAA
- a CDS encoding YkgJ family cysteine cluster protein, with translation MTDADPKATISPVRLGYGSQFKFKCHPGVSCFTLCCRGINIILTPYDIIQMKKRIDLSSHDFLAIYTEPHLLEKTDLPMVTLKLLDDDRKSCPFVKDKEGCMIYSDRPSSCRYYPLGVATLQHKEGADDDGFFFFVNEPHCRGFEEDAEWTVADWRADQGVDLRDEINREWTDLVVRKRSFPASIKLTDKAKQLFFMVSYDIDKFRAFVFESAFLERFKVDEKTVETIREDDVELLKFGLTWLKSVLFKQVDPEEQAAMFADPQSAETKS, from the coding sequence ATGACCGATGCGGACCCAAAAGCCACGATTTCGCCGGTGCGTCTGGGCTACGGCAGCCAGTTCAAGTTCAAATGCCACCCCGGCGTGTCCTGCTTTACCCTGTGCTGCCGGGGAATCAATATCATCCTGACCCCCTACGACATCATCCAGATGAAAAAGCGGATAGACCTTTCGTCCCACGACTTTCTGGCCATCTATACCGAGCCCCACCTGCTGGAGAAAACCGACCTGCCCATGGTCACCCTCAAACTGCTTGATGACGACCGTAAATCCTGTCCCTTCGTCAAAGACAAGGAAGGCTGCATGATTTACAGTGACCGCCCGTCGTCATGCCGGTATTACCCCCTGGGGGTCGCCACGCTGCAGCATAAGGAGGGCGCCGATGACGACGGCTTCTTCTTTTTCGTCAACGAGCCCCACTGCAGGGGATTTGAGGAGGACGCCGAGTGGACGGTGGCCGATTGGCGGGCGGATCAGGGGGTCGATCTGAGGGACGAAATCAACCGCGAGTGGACGGATCTGGTGGTGCGCAAGCGCTCTTTTCCCGCCAGTATCAAACTGACCGACAAGGCCAAACAGCTTTTTTTCATGGTTAGCTACGATATAGACAAATTCAGGGCGTTTGTTTTTGAAAGCGCCTTTCTCGAACGCTTCAAGGTGGATGAGAAAACAGTCGAAACGATCCGCGAAGACGACGTTGAACTGCTCAAATTCGGACTGACGTGGCTGAAAAGCGTCCTGTTCAAACAGGTCGACCCCGAAGAACAGGCGGCCATGTTTGCCGATCCGCAAAGCGCCGAAACAAAATCGTGA
- the dapA gene encoding 4-hydroxy-tetrahydrodipicolinate synthase, producing MNPVCYTAMVTPFVGDAVDETGLERLADFQVQSGITGILAVGTTGESPTLGWEEHHQVVEQYARQVKGKCLCIAGAGSNNTNEALSATEHAMKAGVDGVLMVDPYYNGPSSMEIRKEYLQKVAVAFPDLPVIPYVIPGRTGAQLLPEDLAMLYNACPNVHTVKEATGDLDNMRRTRTCCGPDFTILSGDDGLTVKMMTDPQIAAAGVISVVSNIAPKAMVGLVRLLAANELDEAGRLARAIEPLFGIVTVKTVEKTPYGEAVCRARNPLALKTLMQLLGMPSGPCRPPLGKMSRAGLEIVVNIAKTVQSENPEIFEPMAAFFNIDVEARLNDTHLLEGLCYDAY from the coding sequence ATGAATCCAGTGTGTTATACCGCAATGGTGACGCCTTTCGTTGGCGATGCGGTCGATGAAACAGGGCTTGAACGCCTGGCCGATTTTCAGGTTCAAAGCGGCATTACCGGAATTCTGGCGGTGGGTACCACCGGCGAAAGCCCCACCCTGGGCTGGGAGGAACACCACCAGGTCGTGGAGCAGTATGCCCGGCAAGTCAAAGGAAAATGCCTGTGCATTGCCGGAGCGGGGAGCAACAACACCAACGAGGCCCTGTCGGCCACGGAGCATGCGATGAAGGCGGGCGTCGATGGTGTGCTGATGGTCGATCCCTATTACAATGGACCCAGTTCCATGGAGATCCGCAAGGAATACCTGCAAAAAGTGGCCGTCGCCTTTCCCGACCTGCCCGTCATCCCCTACGTGATTCCCGGACGCACCGGTGCCCAGCTACTTCCCGAGGATTTGGCGATGCTGTACAACGCCTGTCCCAATGTCCACACGGTCAAAGAGGCCACCGGCGATCTGGACAACATGCGGCGCACCCGCACGTGCTGCGGACCCGATTTCACCATTCTTTCCGGTGATGACGGGCTTACCGTGAAGATGATGACCGACCCGCAGATCGCCGCCGCCGGCGTGATTTCGGTGGTCTCCAATATCGCCCCCAAGGCCATGGTCGGTCTGGTTCGCCTGCTGGCCGCCAACGAACTCGACGAAGCCGGTCGGCTGGCCAGGGCTATCGAACCGCTTTTCGGCATCGTCACCGTCAAGACGGTGGAGAAAACACCATACGGCGAAGCGGTCTGCCGGGCGCGCAATCCGCTGGCGCTGAAAACGCTGATGCAGCTGCTGGGTATGCCTTCGGGACCCTGTCGGCCGCCCCTGGGAAAAATGAGCCGTGCCGGCCTGGAGATTGTGGTCAACATCGCCAAAACCGTGCAGTCCGAGAATCCGGAAATTTTCGAACCCATGGCCGCCTTTTTCAATATCGATGTCGAGGCACGGCTGAATGATACCCATCTGCTGGAAGGGCTTTGCTACGACGCTTACTGA